A portion of the Paenibacillus marchantiae genome contains these proteins:
- a CDS encoding NAD(P)/FAD-dependent oxidoreductase produces the protein MDQHLELYDVTIIGGGPAGMYSAFYSGMRDMKTKLIEARDKLGGRMLFYPEKMIWDVGGVTPILCENLIKQLEEQARTFEPTIVFEQQIEGFERQPDGTILLTSNTGEQHWTRTVILAIGYGIYKMAKLELEGADRYEVTNLHYTVQELEPFRGKRVLISGGGDSAVDWANELEALAEQVTVVHRRDRFGGLERNVLRMRESSVDIRTPYAVDTLHSQSGEIIEQVTISHVETGESEVLDVDAIIVNHGMKSDFGPLRDWGLDLGEWHVKTTEKLQTNIPGVFAAGDFVDYGSKLYLIAGTFTDAALAVNSAKLYMDPEAEKVAYVSSHNSRFKEKNKELGVVEE, from the coding sequence ATGGATCAGCATTTGGAATTATATGATGTAACAATTATCGGCGGTGGACCTGCCGGCATGTATTCTGCATTTTACAGTGGGATGCGTGATATGAAGACCAAGTTGATTGAGGCGCGGGATAAATTGGGTGGTCGCATGCTCTTTTATCCAGAAAAAATGATCTGGGACGTTGGCGGCGTCACCCCGATTCTGTGTGAAAATTTGATTAAACAGCTGGAAGAACAGGCTAGAACATTTGAGCCAACGATTGTGTTTGAACAGCAAATTGAAGGATTTGAGCGTCAGCCTGATGGCACGATTCTGCTGACATCGAATACAGGAGAACAACACTGGACACGTACCGTCATATTGGCGATCGGGTATGGTATATATAAAATGGCCAAGCTGGAGCTTGAAGGAGCTGACCGTTATGAGGTTACCAATCTTCACTATACAGTACAGGAGCTGGAGCCTTTCCGTGGTAAACGGGTACTGATCTCTGGTGGAGGTGACTCCGCGGTGGATTGGGCCAATGAGCTTGAAGCACTGGCAGAGCAAGTGACGGTTGTGCATCGTCGTGACCGCTTTGGTGGATTGGAGCGAAATGTACTTAGGATGAGAGAATCCTCAGTGGATATTCGTACACCATACGCCGTTGATACCCTACATAGTCAAAGTGGGGAGATCATCGAACAAGTGACGATATCCCATGTTGAAACTGGTGAGAGTGAAGTCCTTGATGTGGATGCGATTATCGTCAACCACGGCATGAAGAGTGACTTTGGCCCGCTCCGGGATTGGGGACTTGATCTTGGTGAATGGCATGTCAAAACAACAGAGAAGCTGCAAACGAATATTCCAGGTGTCTTCGCTGCAGGAGACTTTGTAGATTATGGAAGTAAACTGTATCTGATTGCTGGTACATTTACGGATGCAGCCCTCGCGGTGAACAGTGCAAAACTGTATATGGACCCTGAGGCGGAGAAAGTTGCCTATGTGTCTTCCCATAACAGCCGGTTCAAGGAAAAAAATAAAGAACTTGGTGTTGTGGAAGAATAG
- a CDS encoding AraC family transcriptional regulator produces the protein MWNNYYILWNYAAVSIADIRYMELGPTEELTYKFPASTFVFTIQGKAYVTINDQKHEVSRFYVLHGGKGSVLHIEAGQSGLNLFYLMYKSSLPSGGRTDLGNMMEHMNPFQLTYGFAPESPVVLYEQVKQIHALWNQKNPIHHFQAKSLFYPFVEQVSAQIPHAATRYSITNQVSKVIKIVESSYAEPLTLHVLAEKVGSSPRSLSRKFKQATGYSPIDYLIQFRLFKAKEMLLHTDATLDEIAAGIGYPDGYYLGRMFKKHTGVSPLQFKEKTSGTLKWPDLTSALARNDISSGRAGRYVYNDDDNHYQYKHGGSLYMNRQTRTGMLLSILLSLTLLLSACSPGATSNSGGETAGSKGTSSVTSTVTADSQSNNSEPRIISTVKGDITVPSEPKRIVVDLYLGSLIALGIKPVGTPEMNLKNPYFIKSLEGVENIGEYETISLEKVLELQPDLIVTGDPDLFDSFSKIAPTLVVPYGELKNTHEEIAYFGKALNKEKEAESWLDDYDGRIADAKKRVSEAIDADAEVSVMQFYDKGPLAFGDNFGRGGQAVYSALGLNPPADKKEILMKDQLVEVSSESIPEFSGDYIILTADNLTVEELKSKPVWSSLDAVKNDRVFIWSPDRSWYFDPIATLDQTEELAAWFTKTADQK, from the coding sequence ATGTGGAATAATTATTACATACTCTGGAACTATGCTGCTGTGAGTATTGCGGATATACGTTATATGGAGTTAGGGCCAACCGAGGAGCTAACATATAAATTTCCTGCGAGCACGTTTGTATTCACCATCCAGGGTAAAGCCTATGTGACCATAAACGACCAGAAGCATGAAGTGAGTCGTTTTTATGTTCTTCATGGTGGAAAAGGGAGCGTGCTGCATATTGAAGCTGGACAATCTGGATTAAACCTGTTTTACCTTATGTACAAATCAAGCTTGCCAAGTGGAGGAAGAACCGATTTGGGCAACATGATGGAGCACATGAATCCATTTCAGCTAACCTATGGTTTTGCCCCTGAGTCACCTGTTGTGCTGTATGAGCAAGTAAAACAGATACACGCTTTATGGAATCAAAAGAACCCCATACATCATTTTCAGGCAAAAAGTCTTTTTTATCCTTTTGTAGAGCAAGTATCAGCACAAATTCCTCATGCTGCAACTCGTTATTCCATTACGAATCAGGTCAGCAAAGTCATCAAAATTGTGGAATCCTCTTATGCTGAGCCCCTAACATTGCATGTTTTGGCGGAGAAGGTCGGCAGCAGTCCCAGAAGTCTGTCCCGCAAGTTCAAGCAGGCCACGGGTTATAGTCCAATCGACTATTTGATTCAGTTCCGTTTGTTCAAGGCCAAGGAGATGCTGCTGCATACCGACGCTACATTGGATGAGATTGCGGCAGGCATCGGTTATCCGGACGGATATTATCTAGGGCGTATGTTCAAAAAACATACAGGTGTTTCTCCGCTTCAGTTTAAGGAGAAAACATCGGGCACCTTAAAATGGCCTGATCTGACATCGGCCCTGGCGCGAAATGACATTTCCAGTGGAAGAGCTGGAAGGTATGTTTATAACGATGATGATAATCATTATCAATATAAACACGGAGGGTCATTGTACATGAATAGACAGACAAGAACGGGAATGCTGCTTAGTATTTTATTAAGTCTTACTTTACTGCTGAGTGCCTGCTCGCCAGGGGCAACTAGTAATTCTGGGGGAGAAACAGCCGGAAGCAAAGGGACTTCGAGTGTTACCAGCACAGTAACGGCTGATAGCCAATCGAACAATTCCGAGCCTCGGATCATCTCGACGGTTAAGGGAGATATCACGGTCCCGTCTGAACCCAAGCGAATTGTGGTGGATTTATATTTAGGAAGCCTGATTGCTTTGGGAATCAAGCCAGTCGGTACACCGGAAATGAACTTGAAGAACCCCTATTTTATCAAATCACTTGAGGGAGTAGAGAATATTGGTGAATACGAAACTATTTCTCTTGAAAAGGTGTTGGAACTTCAACCAGATCTGATTGTCACAGGTGATCCTGATTTGTTTGATTCTTTTAGCAAAATTGCGCCTACGCTTGTTGTTCCTTATGGAGAGTTGAAAAATACCCATGAAGAGATCGCTTATTTCGGTAAAGCGTTGAACAAAGAAAAAGAGGCTGAGTCATGGTTGGACGACTACGACGGACGAATTGCGGATGCCAAGAAGCGTGTAAGTGAAGCAATCGACGCAGATGCAGAAGTATCCGTTATGCAATTTTACGATAAAGGACCGTTAGCCTTTGGTGATAATTTTGGGCGTGGAGGTCAAGCTGTGTACAGTGCTCTCGGATTGAATCCTCCGGCAGACAAAAAAGAGATATTAATGAAAGATCAGCTTGTTGAAGTCTCGTCCGAATCCATACCCGAATTTTCCGGTGATTACATTATTCTTACGGCAGACAACCTGACTGTAGAGGAATTGAAATCCAAGCCAGTATGGAGTTCGCTTGATGCCGTCAAGAATGATCGTGTGTTTATCTGGAGTCCGGATCGTTCATGGTACTTTGACCCTATTGCAACGTTGGATCAGACCGAGGAATTGGCAGCTTGGTTCACGAAGACAGCGGATCAAAAGTAA
- a CDS encoding FlxA-like family protein, giving the protein MNSISPASKSSFTPGSQVSSRDKEIQGLMQQKVRLNEEVQAVKSNDELDTKTKAARIKSLTSSITQIDTQIAQIKAEEMEEKNKLKQPEKTKEQQPQRNDEAQPPSMDHLIKHSQTYDQLGKLVGLRDRMNSSIQTIEGETKFDRLVLEINAGNDAGKSMMLENAERTVFQKKREIVQDISSQMSKVGQKIGELMKEIHQPEPKESVSSPTPSSSVEKENQEVVEGNKAENKSKISNGTQNDKDLGKIQETQSNESPAPSFTSLDIRV; this is encoded by the coding sequence ATGAATTCAATTTCACCTGCCTCCAAAAGCAGCTTCACCCCCGGGAGCCAAGTCTCCAGTAGAGATAAGGAAATTCAGGGACTTATGCAGCAGAAGGTTAGGCTTAATGAAGAAGTACAAGCTGTAAAATCCAATGATGAACTGGACACTAAAACCAAAGCAGCACGAATCAAATCATTAACGAGCTCCATTACGCAAATCGACACGCAGATCGCCCAGATCAAAGCAGAGGAAATGGAGGAAAAGAACAAATTAAAACAGCCTGAGAAGACCAAAGAACAACAGCCCCAGCGCAATGACGAAGCTCAACCCCCATCCATGGACCATCTAATTAAGCACAGTCAGACTTACGATCAGTTAGGTAAACTGGTCGGTTTGCGAGATCGCATGAACAGCTCCATACAAACCATTGAAGGTGAAACCAAGTTTGACCGACTGGTTCTGGAGATTAATGCTGGCAATGATGCTGGCAAATCGATGATGCTTGAAAATGCTGAACGTACGGTATTCCAGAAAAAAAGAGAAATCGTGCAGGACATCAGCTCCCAAATGAGCAAAGTAGGTCAGAAGATTGGAGAGTTGATGAAAGAGATACATCAGCCTGAACCAAAAGAATCCGTTTCGTCTCCTACACCTTCATCCTCTGTGGAAAAGGAAAATCAGGAAGTTGTTGAGGGAAATAAGGCTGAAAATAAATCGAAGATTTCCAATGGTACGCAGAATGATAAAGACCTAGGAAAAATTCAAGAGACTCAATCAAATGAATCCCCTGCCCCTTCCTTTACATCGCTCGACATTCGGGTTTGA
- a CDS encoding AraC family transcriptional regulator, with protein sequence MQLNEQMQSWNHAAVKILDIRRIAMEVGEIQESYLLPANAFIYSIRGAAQLKLDGKTHEAQRFCILHGGKGSSLDIRVSEKFEYYLLFYRAFLAFPTHRKTWRLSQPPQIAPFSLQYGFTPSNPLAILRYFGELEKAWDQASRLDLLQVKSLFYQFIYELLFQLAEQEVRTVLPDPIEQTLRYIQEHYREQVTLDFLAEQFNYSSRHLSMQFKRKTGHSPIDYLIQTRLTKARNLLVRSDATLREIAAEVGYTDVYYFSRIFKKHVGLSPTLYQRKIRDQTLAEDRPLQFSESSIGWRWKRGYIDYENHYQYIDGGSTSMKRRKTSSSMILVALLSITMLLSACSAGSTTTTVTGEGTNTNSSTSTAASSSSDSGSQTNNENGTRTVSTVKGDVVVPANPKRVVVLYLQGDVVALGIKPIATSDVFDGAAYKNELEGVNSLGTWFEPNPEAVIDLDPDLIIVPSEETYTLLKDIAPTVYVPYEKLTTEERLHSIASIFGKEQEADVLIDNLNSKVEESKKKLADAGILDKTASIVEGGLKEMVIVESKQYGRGSQAIYEYLEMKAPEAVQKKIDVVSDAAGSTLSMEVLPEYMGDYVFRSVYEGADNLNDNPIWNSIPAIKEGRLIEIDFDFFYYSDIYSINKQIDFVVEHLLAAPKVK encoded by the coding sequence ATGCAATTAAACGAACAGATGCAAAGCTGGAATCACGCGGCTGTTAAAATTCTGGATATACGCCGGATCGCCATGGAGGTAGGGGAGATACAGGAGTCCTATTTGCTTCCGGCAAACGCTTTTATATACAGCATTCGGGGTGCAGCTCAACTTAAATTGGATGGGAAAACACACGAAGCACAGCGATTCTGTATTCTGCATGGTGGTAAAGGATCATCACTGGATATTCGGGTGAGCGAAAAGTTTGAATATTACTTGTTGTTCTACCGGGCATTCCTTGCGTTCCCAACTCATCGTAAAACATGGCGGTTGTCACAACCTCCTCAGATTGCTCCGTTCTCTTTGCAATATGGATTTACGCCGAGCAATCCTCTTGCTATATTGCGCTATTTTGGAGAACTGGAGAAAGCGTGGGATCAGGCGAGCAGACTGGACTTGCTACAAGTAAAAAGTTTGTTCTACCAATTTATTTATGAGCTGTTGTTTCAATTGGCAGAGCAGGAAGTCAGAACAGTGCTTCCAGACCCTATTGAGCAAACACTTCGCTACATCCAGGAGCATTATAGGGAACAGGTGACTCTGGATTTTCTGGCTGAACAATTCAACTACAGCTCCCGTCATTTATCTATGCAATTTAAAAGGAAGACAGGACACAGTCCGATTGATTATCTCATTCAAACGAGACTGACCAAGGCCCGGAATCTGCTTGTGCGATCCGATGCAACCCTGCGCGAAATCGCGGCAGAAGTGGGTTACACGGATGTGTATTATTTCAGCCGTATTTTCAAAAAACATGTGGGCCTGTCCCCCACACTCTATCAGCGGAAAATAAGAGACCAGACCCTTGCAGAGGATCGTCCATTACAATTCTCCGAATCGTCCATTGGCTGGAGATGGAAGCGAGGATATATTGATTATGAGAATCATTATCAATATATAGACGGAGGGTCTACATCAATGAAAAGAAGAAAAACAAGCTCCAGCATGATTTTGGTTGCACTTTTAAGCATCACAATGCTTTTATCGGCATGCTCCGCTGGCTCTACAACAACAACAGTTACGGGGGAAGGCACGAATACGAACTCATCTACGAGCACAGCCGCATCTTCATCATCAGATTCAGGTAGTCAAACGAACAACGAAAATGGAACACGCACGGTCTCCACGGTTAAAGGTGATGTTGTTGTCCCGGCAAATCCTAAACGGGTGGTTGTACTTTATCTTCAAGGAGATGTTGTAGCGCTTGGAATTAAGCCTATTGCGACGTCTGACGTATTTGATGGGGCTGCATATAAGAATGAGCTTGAAGGGGTAAATTCACTAGGCACCTGGTTCGAACCAAACCCTGAGGCTGTCATTGATCTGGACCCGGATTTGATCATTGTTCCTTCAGAAGAGACTTACACGCTATTAAAAGATATTGCACCAACTGTGTATGTCCCATATGAGAAATTGACAACGGAAGAAAGACTTCATAGTATCGCTAGCATTTTCGGAAAAGAACAGGAAGCAGACGTTTTAATCGACAATCTTAACAGTAAAGTTGAAGAGAGCAAGAAAAAACTTGCTGATGCAGGCATACTGGACAAAACGGCCTCCATCGTCGAGGGTGGGCTGAAAGAGATGGTCATTGTAGAAAGTAAGCAATACGGCCGAGGATCTCAGGCTATATATGAGTACTTGGAAATGAAAGCACCTGAAGCGGTCCAGAAAAAAATTGACGTCGTTTCCGACGCGGCAGGTTCGACCTTGTCCATGGAAGTTCTTCCTGAGTATATGGGAGACTACGTGTTTCGTTCGGTATATGAAGGGGCAGATAACCTTAACGATAATCCAATTTGGAATAGCATACCCGCTATCAAAGAAGGCCGTTTAATCGAGATTGATTTTGATTTCTTCTATTACTCGGATATCTATTCCATCAACAAGCAAATCGATTTCGTTGTCGAGCATCTACTGGCAGCTCCCAAAGTTAAGTAA